A window of Trichocoleus sp. FACHB-46 genomic DNA:
TCAACCATGCTGCGTTCTAGACAACTCGATGAAGCCACGACAAATCGGGCGATAGAGACAATCGAACGAAACGCGAGGGCGCAGAATCAACTCATCAATGACCTATTGGATGTTTCTCGCATTATTACTGGCAAGCTGCGCTTAAATGTTCGTCCGGTAATCCTAGTTTCGGTGATTGAGGCCGCGATCGACTCCATCCGACCTGCCGCAGAAGCCAAAGATATTCGCTTGCAAAGTGTCTTAGACCCCAATGCTGGTCCTCTTTCGGGTGATTCCGATCGCCTGCAACAGGTGTTTTGGAATTTACTCTCCAATGCCGTGAAGTTCACCCCCAAAGGTGGTCGAGTGCAGATTCGTTTAGAGCGGATCAATTCTCATATCGAGGTGACTGTGAGTGATACTGGGCAAGGAATTAGCCCTGAGTTTCTACCTTATGTCTTTGAGCGCTTACAGCAAGCAGATAGTACTACTACTAGGGCACATGGAGGGTTGGGCCTTGGTTTAGCGATTGTCCGTCACTTAGTAGAACTGCATGGGGGAAGTGTTGATGCCACCAGCGCCGGTGAAGGCAAGGGAGCTACCTTCATGGTCAATCTACCCATTACCATCTTTCGTCCAGAACCAACAGACATGGAACGAGTACATCCTACTGTCAGTGATACAGCTCCTCTGCTGGACACACCGAGATTAGATGGCTTGAAAGTTTTGATTGTAGATGACGAAATCGATGCCCGCGAGTTGTTAGCCATGCTGCTAAGGCAAAGAGGAGCCGTGACCACGACCGTGGCCTCCGCTAGAGAGGCTTTAGCTATCATCATCCAGTCCGCTTTTGACCAAAAACCTGACGTATTGGTCAGTGATATTGGCATGCCTAGTGAGGATGGGTACACGCTGATTCGTCAAGTTCGCGCCTTAGCGCCAGAGCAAGGAGGTCGAATTCCGGCGATCGCCCTAACGGCTTATGCGCGTACAGAAGACCGCATCAAAGCCTTAGCTTCAGGCTTTCAGTCCCATGTCCCCAAGCCAGTGGAACCGGTTGAGTTTATTACAGTATTGGCAAGCTTAATCGATCGCTTCCAAAGCTCAAAGCAGCAATTGCCTGCTGAAGCGCCTGCAATGTCACCTCCACACTTGGACAACTTCTGCTAAAGCACTAAAGCTGAGCTTAATAGCCAACTATTTAATTCTTTCATAGTAGAATTAGCATTTGCCTGAGCTGTGCGTCGGGAAAACTTGATTACGCAACTCAGGGGAAAAGTTAGAGGGCCGATCGCTCTGGTGACGCAGAATTTAAACCAAGTTTTGAGATTCAGAAATTTTCTGATTTTGGGCTGAGTGCTTGCTGCTCAATTGATCTCTAATTTCAGGCTGATCCTTATACAAAAAGTCCCCAGATTCAACCTGAACCAGGGACTGTAGTTGTTGCTAGTTTAAT
This region includes:
- a CDS encoding ATP-binding protein, whose protein sequence is LQELAASGSCTPFEKAYIRKDGSQVPILLGAARLESDELAWVCFVLDLSESKKVEALLRQQTEELSRANRLKDEFLATVSHELRTPLNAMLGWSTMLRSRQLDEATTNRAIETIERNARAQNQLINDLLDVSRIITGKLRLNVRPVILVSVIEAAIDSIRPAAEAKDIRLQSVLDPNAGPLSGDSDRLQQVFWNLLSNAVKFTPKGGRVQIRLERINSHIEVTVSDTGQGISPEFLPYVFERLQQADSTTTRAHGGLGLGLAIVRHLVELHGGSVDATSAGEGKGATFMVNLPITIFRPEPTDMERVHPTVSDTAPLLDTPRLDGLKVLIVDDEIDARELLAMLLRQRGAVTTTVASAREALAIIIQSAFDQKPDVLVSDIGMPSEDGYTLIRQVRALAPEQGGRIPAIALTAYARTEDRIKALASGFQSHVPKPVEPVEFITVLASLIDRFQSSKQQLPAEAPAMSPPHLDNFC